Proteins from a genomic interval of Zingiber officinale cultivar Zhangliang chromosome 2A, Zo_v1.1, whole genome shotgun sequence:
- the LOC122041769 gene encoding cathepsin B-like protease 3 — MASRCSLALLILFVLAVSLPRPQQVFAVKPMPQLRTASRIIQNSIIERINDNPEAGWKASVNPRFENYTIEQFKHILGVKPMPSNKAMVLPTKTYPKSLKLPKEFDARKAWPQCSTIGRILDQGHCGSCWAFGAVESLSDRFCIHFGINVSLSVNDLLSCCGFMCGDGCDGGYPLSAWQYFVQNGVVTDECDPYFDDIGCSHPGCEPAYPTPACEKRCKVDNLLWEQNKHFGVDAYMVNSDPTDIMIEVYKNGPVEVDFTVYEDFAHYKSGVYKHLTGDFMGGHAVKLIGWGTNEDGEDYWLLANQWNKNWGDDGYFKILRGKNECGIEDDVVAGMPSTKNLIINNAAGHSEAYATF; from the exons ATGGCGTCGCGGTGCTCTTTGGCTCTGCTTATTCTGTTTGTTTTGGCCGTGTCGCTTCCTCGGCCGCAGCAG GTATTTGCAGTGAAACCGATGCCTCAACTCAGGACAGCTTCAAGGATTATTCAG AATTCGATCATTGAAAGGATTAACGATAACCCTGAAGCTGGATGGAAAGCTTCCGTGAACCCTCGCTTTGAAAATTATACA ATTGAGCAATTTAAGCATATTCTTGGGGTTAAACCTATGCCTTCCAATAAGGCGATGGTCCTTCCTACAAAGACCTACCCAAAGTCTTTAAAGCTTCCCAAGGAATTTGATGCAAGGAAAGCTTGGCCCCAGTGTAGTACAATTGGGAGAATTCTTG ACCAG GGCCACTGTGGTTCTTGCTGGGCTTTTGGTGCTGTAGAATCGCTTTCTGATCGTTTTTGCATTCATTTTGGCATT AATGTTTCTCTGTCTGTCAATGACCTTTTGTCCTGCTGTGGGTTTATGTGTGGTGATGGCTGTGATGGAGGGTATCCTCTAAGTGCATGGCAATACTTTGTCCAGAATGGCGTTGTTACTGATGAG TGCGACCCATATTTTGATGACATTGGATGCTCTCATCCTGGCTGTGAACCTGCATATCCAACTCCAGCATGTGAAAAACGGTGTAAAGTTGACAATCTCCTCTGGGAGCAAAATAAGCATTTTGGTGTCGATGCATACATGGTAAACTCAGATCCAACGGATATCATGATAGAGGTCTACAAAAATGGTCCTGTAGAAGTTGATTTCACAGTTTATGAG GACTTTGCACACTACAAGTCAGGAGTCTACAAACACCTGACTGGTGATTTTATGGGTGGCCACGCTGTGAAGTTGATCGGATGGGGGACCAACGAGGACGGTGAAGACTACTGG CTTCTTGCAAACCAGTGGAACAAAAACTGGGGTGAC GATGGTTACTTCAAGATCCTAAGGGGAAAGAACGAGTGTGGGATCGAAGATGATGTTGTAGCTGGGATGCCTTCGACAAAGAACTTGATCATCAACAATGCCGCCGGTCATTCAGAAGCTTATGCTACTTTTTAG
- the LOC122041770 gene encoding uncharacterized protein LOC122041770 — protein MGSLMAGWSSHVLDSEKVLLKRNKSLTREEIDSFRRAQKPSREEEEDFTSDAALTPQTSPQEKDRARAKRTFMGFPDDASDVDKAAKTGDWWTRSNWAFLNEPPRDELSDSAHKYTAQFHVAHLAVNEST, from the exons ATGGGTTCTCTCATGGCTGGTTGGTCGTCCCACGTCTTGGACTCAGAGAAAG TTCTTCTGAAGAGAAACAAGTCGCTGACCAGAGAGGAGATCGATAGCTTCCGCAGAGCGCAGAAGCCGagcagagaagaggaagaagacttcACCTCCGACGCCGCTTTGACTCCCCAAACGTCTCCTCAG GAGAAGGATCGAGCGAGAGCAAAGCGGACTTTCATGGGTTTCCCTGATGATGCATCGGACGTGGACAAGGCTGCCAAGACGGGTGACtg GTGGACGAGGAGCAACTGGGCGTTTCTGAACGAGCCGCCGCGGGACGAGTTGAGCGACTCGGCTCACAAGTACACGGCGCAGTTCCACGTCGCTCACCTCGCCGTCAACGAATCTACTTAG